Proteins from a genomic interval of Flavobacteriales bacterium:
- a CDS encoding glycosyltransferase codes for MKVSIITICYNNGDSIKQTIDSVVNQDYAEIEYIIIDGASTDNSMDVVRSFGNKIAKVISEPDKGIYDAMNKGVFSATGEVIGLGNAEDMLNSRDCISEIVTKFKETDADIVYGDLVVVKPENQEKIIRYWRTGEFNREAFKDGWMTPHMATYIKKEIYEVYGGFSLNFKISADYELMLRFMYKHNTKCVYLPKVIVKMLAGGVSNNSLMNYWVSNYEVYKSWKINNLAISPLIIIRKPLSKVFQFLRLPS; via the coding sequence ATGAAAGTTTCAATAATAACAATATGCTATAATAATGGCGATTCTATCAAGCAGACAATAGATTCTGTTGTAAATCAAGACTATGCTGAAATAGAATATATAATTATAGATGGGGCCTCAACGGATAACTCTATGGATGTTGTACGGTCTTTTGGCAATAAGATAGCCAAAGTAATAAGCGAACCGGATAAGGGTATTTATGATGCCATGAATAAAGGTGTTTTTAGCGCTACCGGCGAAGTTATTGGATTGGGTAATGCCGAGGATATGCTAAATTCTCGAGATTGTATCTCTGAAATCGTTACTAAGTTTAAGGAAACCGATGCGGATATCGTTTATGGAGATTTAGTAGTGGTAAAACCTGAGAATCAAGAAAAGATAATTAGATATTGGAGAACAGGGGAGTTTAATAGGGAGGCCTTTAAAGATGGATGGATGACACCTCATATGGCTACATATATAAAGAAAGAAATATACGAAGTTTATGGTGGGTTTAGTTTAAACTTTAAAATTTCGGCCGATTATGAGCTGATGTTGAGGTTTATGTATAAGCATAATACTAAATGTGTATATCTGCCAAAAGTAATTGTAAAGATGTTGGCGGGCGGCGTAAGTAATAATTCGTTAATGAACTACTGGGTTTCGAATTATGAGGTATATAAAAGTTGGAAAATTAATAACCTTGCTATTTCTCCTTTGATAATAATTAGAAAACCGCTTAGTAAAGTATTCCAGTTTTTGAGATTGCCTAGCTGA